In the genome of Bradysia coprophila strain Holo2 unplaced genomic scaffold, BU_Bcop_v1 contig_232, whole genome shotgun sequence, one region contains:
- the LOC119076406 gene encoding cytosol aminopeptidase-like, with protein MMFRLVFNQFKSNSTLPVRTYSTRLEEKLKGVVLGIYETQLKDEPKLTKSSKKFNEQHNGRLLEMIKESGMTGRLNETRLFTNLHPDYHLICVTGLGRECDEYNPFESIHQGMENVRQAAASGCIALSERNCRTMFVEPMEFPEQAAEGSTLAVWNLNKIRKNELPKLDLFDSSDMDEWLRGTFKADAQNFARKLTEMPSNLVTPSNFAQFTMDLLCPCDLTVELRNMDWIKSHHLTAFMSVARSSCEPPVMLEMTYCGGEQGDPPVLLVGSGLTYNSGGLCLKDKYDLSEARSAMSGAASVVAIMRAVANLMLPINVSAIVPLCESMPSGMAFKPGDVLTALNGYHIDVSNTSNAAVILLSDVLCYGRQTYKPKLIIDVSCVSKGAEQAFGGAASCVFTNTTNLWNQINTAGSITGDRVRRLPLWEHFSKMIRNKSTGNISNTGDGTESACLAAAFLKEFCEGVDWIHMDIEGVKVELTEHLLPYLEKYCMTGRPTRTVVQLLYQMACPDATVPKNLNCVPVAKSSSC; from the coding sequence ATGATGTTTCGCCTCGTTTTTAACcaattcaaatccaattcAACGCTTCCCGTTCGCACCTATTCGACCAGACTGGAGGAGAAACTCAAAGGAGTGGTTTTAGGAATCTACGAAACTCAACTAAAAGATGAGCCCAAATTGACGaaaagttcgaaaaaattcaatgaacaaCACAATGGTCGTTTACTGGAAATGATAAAAGAGTCTGGCATGACTGGTCGCCTAAATGAAACTCGTCTATTCACCAATTTGCATCCCGATTATCATTTGATTTGTGTTACCGGTCTCGGAAGAGAATGCGACGAATACAATCCATTTGAGTCGATTCATCAGGGAATGGAAAATGTACGACAAGCTGCAGCATCGGGCTGCATTGCACTGTCAGAAAGAAACTGTCGAACGATGTTTGTCGAACCGATGGAATTTCCCGAACAAGCGGCAGAGGGTAGCACACTTGCCGTGTGGAATCTCAACAAAATCCGAAAGAATGAGTTGCCGAAGTTGGATTTGTTTGACTCGTCGGATATGGATGAATGGTTGCGAGGAACGTTCAAAGCAGATGCTCAAAATTTCGCCAGAAAATTAACGGAAATGCCAAGCAACTTGGTAACGCCCAGTAATTTTGCACAATTTACAATGGATCTGCTGTGTCCGTGTGATTTGACTGTGGAGCTGAGAAACATGGACTGGATTAAATCACATCATTTAACGGCCTTTATGTCAGTTGCTCGTAGCTCATGTGAGCCTCCTGTTATGTTGGAAATGACATATTGTGGAGGTGAGCAAGGTGACCCTCCTGTGTTGCTAGTGGGAAGCGGACTCACTTACAACAGCGGAGGATTGTGCTTGAAAGACAAATACGATTTATCCGAAGCAAGATCTGCTATGTCTGGCGCTGCTTCAGTGGTTGCAATAATGAGAGCCGTGGCGAACCTAATGCTTCCAATAAATGTGTCGGCAATCGTACCACTTTGCGAAAGCATGCCGTCCGGTATGGCATTCAAACCTGGTGATGTTTTAACAGCATTGAATGGATACCACATTGACGTGTCTAATACGAGCAACGCAGCTGTTATACTGTTATCAGATGTTCTGTGCTACGGCCGACAGACGTACAAACCGAAATTGATAATCGATGTATCCTGTGTATCGAAAGGAGCCGAGCAAGCATTTGGTGGAGCTGCGTCCTGTGTGTTCACAAATACAACGAATTTGTGGAATCAAATAAATACGGCCGGAAGCATAACCGGTGATAGAGTGCGACGATTGCCGTTGTGGGaacatttctcaaaaatgatAAGAAATAAATCAACTGGAAACATTAGCAATACGGGCGACGGAACAGAGAGCGCATGTCTAGCTGCCGCATTTCTGAAAGAATTCTGTGAAGGTGTCGACTGGATCCACATGGACATTGAAGGTGTAAAAGTGGAATTGACCGAACATTTACTTCCGTATTTAGAGAAATATTGCATGACGGGTCGACCGACCCGAACTGTTGTGCAGTTGTTGTATCAGATGGCCTGTCCAGACGCTACGgttccgaaaaatttgaaCTGTGTCCCAGTAGCGAAGAGTTCAAGTTgttga